One Acanthopagrus latus isolate v.2019 chromosome 12, fAcaLat1.1, whole genome shotgun sequence genomic region harbors:
- the nudcd3 gene encoding nudC domain-containing protein 3: protein MASPLEMTEMYDNALLGILQHVGNIQDFLQVYFGFLYRKTDFYRLLSAPNEKMGFPPGVAEKMVFKTFKLFEKLADHDRERRQSELQKREESRSVPPAVQELEISAEPPEGTEERSTEAAQTESSSLEAGGVSTEATGGSQPSSSGPGPSPQGDQAAAASTSAADGSQQNFQAEPDSYNGAVRENYSWSQDYTDVEVKVFVPKTVVKGRQVSVSLQAGSIKVCVREGAEEKTLMEGEFTHKINTENSLWSLEPGSCVVLSLSKSSEVWWNAVLKGEQEIDINKINRERSMATVDEEEHAVLDRLTFDYHQKLQGKPQSHEMKVHEMLKKGWDAEGSPFRGQQFDPTMFDIPPSAVQF, encoded by the exons ATGGCGTCGCCGCTGGAGATGACAGAGATGTACGACAACGCTCTGCTGGGGATCCTGCAGCACGTTGGAAACATCCAGGACTTTCTACAGGTCTATTTCGGGTTTTTGTACCGCAAGACGGACTTTTATCGCCTGCTGTCAGCTCCCAACGAGAAGATGGGCTTCCCTCCTGGTGTGGCGGAGAAGATGGTGTTCAAG ACATTTAAGCTGTTTGAGAAGCTGGCAGATCACGACAGAGAGCGGCGGCAGAGCGAGctgcagaagagagaggagagtcgAAGTGTTCCTCCGGCAGTTCAGGAGCTGGAGATCAGCGCTGAGCCTCCAGAGGGGACGGAGGAGCGGAGCACAGAGGCGGCACAGACCGAGAGCTCCTCACTGGAGGCCGGGGGGGTTTCCACCGAGGCGACCGGCGGCTCTCAGCCCAGCAGCAGCGGTCCAGGACCGTCACCTCAGGGAGACCaggcagctgcagccagcacgAGCGCAGCAGACGG ATCTCAGCAGAACTTTCAGGCCGAGCCCGACAGCTACAACGGAGCAGTGAGAGAGAACTACAGCTGGTCTCAGGACTACACCGACGTGGAGGTCAAAGTGTTTGTGCCCAAGACGGTTGTTAAAGGCCGACAG GTCAGCGTCAGCCTGCAGGCCGGCAGCATTAAAGTGTGCGTGAGGGAGGGAGCCgaggagaaaacactgatgGAGGGAGAATTCACCCACAAGATCAACACTGAGAACTCCCTGTGGAGCCTGGAGCCCGGGAGCTGCGTGGTC CTGTCGCTCAGCAAGTCCTCGGAGGTTTGGTGGAACGCGGTGCTGAAAGGAGAGCAGGAGATTGATATCAACAAAATTAACCGCGAGCGCTCCATGGCAACGGTGGACGAGGAGGAGCACGCCGTCCTCGACAGACTCACCTTCGACTACCACCAGAAGCTGCAGGGCAAACCGCAGAGTCACGAAATG AAGGTGCACGAGATGCTGAAGAAGGGCTGGGACGCTGAGGGCTCTCCGTTCAGAGGGCAGCAGTTCGACCCCACCATGTTCGACATCCCGCCCAGCGCCGTGCAGTTCTGA
- the mrps24 gene encoding 28S ribosomal protein S24, mitochondrial gives MAASLSNAGNVRLLSVLARSGSLLSSSGSRSLHVTAVCCKNRAARVRVGKGDNPVSYEHAHAPHHIAHRKGWLSQHTSNLKGQEGAAERTIEDVFIRRFIFGTFHGCLANEIVLKRRGNLIIVCALMLQKLPPTKFYFLIGYSESLLSHFYKCPVKIEIQTLAEKAVYKYL, from the exons ATGGCGGCGTCCTTGAGTAACGCAGGGAACGTGAGGCTTCTg agcgTCTTGGCCAGGTCCGGCTCACTGCTCAGCTCCTCTGGAAGCAGAAGTCTCCACGTCACTGCGGTGTGCTGCAAG aaTCGAGCAGCTCGTGTCCGAGTGGGGAAAGGAGACAACCCTGTGTCCTACGAGCACGCACATGCACCTCATCACATTGCCCACCGCAAAGGATGGCTGTCACAGCATACCA GTAACCTGAAAGGACAAGAGGGAGCAGCTGAACGGACCATAGAGGACGTGTTCATCAGACGCTTCATATTCGGGACCTTCCACGGCTGCCTCGCCAACGAGATTGTGCTCAAGCGGCGGGGCAATCTCATCATCGTGTGCGCTTTAATGTTACAGAAATTACCCCCAACAAAGTTTTACTTCTTGATAGGCTACTCGGAGTCGCTGCTGTCGCACTTCTACAAATGTCCCGTCAAGATAGAAATCCAGACCCTGGCGGAGAAAGCTGTGTACAAGTACCTCTGA